One Setaria viridis chromosome 5, Setaria_viridis_v4.0, whole genome shotgun sequence genomic region harbors:
- the LOC117856897 gene encoding uncharacterized protein → MLGVGLGVRLLGAAAPAHPVPAPPGKVPLPLSSLRRRCSSWWFSNGNAHERDSATASTSSRAARKWWSDPEPSKQEYGYSSLEDEEEDDYEDEDEPGFPGLGGAGELFDEPWFSKVFKTYGFLLPVMLVSMLAATGPKAFLMAMAIPLGQSAISFLLDAIWGRRRSNRDDRRRPFQEEDEEEDDYPEDTTGFASGGRGNRYSSSSSYYEGRRRQQRYQSWVSNDFADAASGAAADGDNSTKSSSSEGGEGNKSSANFGGWDELLNYDNVTTQEKSSSSSFSAGNADYSKRQRPAVTGEEDTDTAAAGRGAGQGLGAPPARMRMRRRQGMPRTTGLGSTRYKQAPILMRLLVAVFPFLGSWFRLL, encoded by the exons ATGCTCGGCGTTGGCCTTGGCGTCCGACTGCTAGGAGCTGCTGCCCCTGCGCATCCAGTTCCTGCGCCACCAGGCAAAGTCCCCCTTCCactctcctccctccgccgccgctgctccagcTGGTGGTTCTCCAACGGCAACGCCCATGAAAGAGACAGCGCCACCGCCAGCACGAGCAGCAGGGCGGCGAGGAAGTGGTGGTCCGACCCCGAGCCCAGCAAACAGGAGTACGGCTACTCTTCTctagaggatgaggaggaggacgattACGAGGACGAGGATGAGCCGGGGTTCCCCGGCTTGGGCGGTGCCGGAGAGCTGTTCGACGAGCCATGGTTCTCCAAG GTCTTTAAAACGTATGGGTTCCTGCTACCGGTGATGCTGGTGTCAATGCTTGCTGCAACAGGGCCCAAGGCCTTCCTTATGGCCATGGCGATCCCACTTGGCCAGTCAGCCATATCATTTCTCCTCGACGCCATatggggaaggagaagaagcaaccGCGATGACAGGAGGAGACCATTccaagaagaagatgaggaagaagatgattaCCCTGAGGATACCACTGGCTTTGCATCAGGTGGTCGGGGCAACAgatacagcagcagcagcagctattatgaggggaggaggaggcagcaaaGATACCAGTCATGGGTTTCTAACGATTTTGCTGATGCTGCCTctggtgctgctgctgacgGTGATAACAGCACcaagagcagcagcagtgaAGGTGGCGAAGGCAACAAAAGCAGTGCCAACTTTGGAGGATGGGATGAACTACTAAATTATGACAATGTTACCACCCAGgagaagagcagcagcagctcattCTCAGCTGGTAATGCTGATTACAGCAAGAGACAGCGGCCTGCGGTGACTGGGGAGGAAGACACTGATACTGCTGCTGCCGGCAGGGGAGCAGGACAGGGACTAGGAGCTCCCCCAGCAAGGATGAGAATGAGACGACGACAAGGAATGCCAAGAACAACGGGACTGGGTAGTACCAGGTACAAGCAAGCGCCAATCTTGATGCGCTTGTTGGTGGCAGTCTTCCCGTTCCTGGGATCATGGTTCAGGCTGCTCTAA
- the LOC117856896 gene encoding probable beta-1,4-xylosyltransferase IRX9L, giving the protein MARRNAGAMQREGSAGSVKDWSEFDPSPSPKLAYSQSYVAMRGLLTSVASMDPVLMSSGLKSLWAALSSHRHARSLERPKSKGANWKRPMVHLLVCFLVGILIGFTPLFSVDLSNKIDSENEMLPFDGDVVDRQMLELKSTKLESFAAETEAVEEQQVDESPPVPAMLDDEVDYIEASHVVPSVSDSDFVVRKQLIIVTTTSVRPHQAYYLNRLAHVLKNVPPPLLWIVAEWPYQSRETAEILRSSGVMYRHLICTRNTTNIRKIIVCQKNNAIFHIKKHRLDGIVHFADEERAYSVDLFEEMRKIRRFGTWPVAIHVGARYRVVLEGPLCRGNQVTGWHTNQRRGVPRRFPIGFSGFAFNSTILWDPQRWNSPTLESIILHSGGRGGLQESRFIEKLVEDETQMEGLADNCSRVMVWNFDLEPPQLNYPTGWLLKKHLDVVVPIT; this is encoded by the exons ATGGCCCGAAGGAATGCTGGCGCAATGCAGCGGGAGGGGTCGGCCGGGTCGGTTAAGGACTGGTCGGAATTCGACCCCTCGCCGTCCCCCAAGCTGGCGTACTCGCAGTCCTACGTCGCGATGAGGGGGCTGTTGACGTCGGTGGCCTCTATGGACCCTGTCCTGATGTCGAGCGGCCTCAAGTCTTTATGGGCAGCTTTGTCGTCGCACAGGCACGCTCGGTCCTTGGAGAGGCCAAAGTCCAAGGGGGCGAACTGGAAGAGGCCCATGGTCCATCTGCTTGTGTGTTTCTTGGTGGGAATTCTCATCGGATTCACACCACTGTTCTCTGTTGATTTATCGAATAAGATAGACTCTGAAAATGAGATGCTTCCGTTCGACGGAGATGTGGTTGACAGACAAATGCTGGAACTTAAGAGTACAAAGTTGGAGTCGTTTGCAGCAGAGACTGAAGCAGTCGAAGAACAACAGGTTGATGAGAGTCCTCCAGTGCCTGCAATGTTGGATGATGAGGTGGACTATATTGAAGCCTCTCATGTCGTACCTTCTGTTAGTGACTCTGATTTTGTTGTGAGGAAGCAGCTGATAATTGTGACAACAACTTCTGTTCGGCCACATCAGGCATATTATTTGAATCGTCTGGCACATGTGTTAAAAAATGTGCCACCTCCTCTTCTGTGGATTGTGGCAGAGTGGCCATACCAGTCCCGTGAAACAGCGGAGATCCTGAGGTCTTCTGGGGTTATGTACAGACATCTCATCTGCACCCGGAACACCACAAACATAAGGAAGATTATTGTTTGTCAAAAGAACAATGCAATTTTTCATATAAAGAAGCATCGTTTAGATGGTATAGTCCATTTTGCTGATGAGGAGCGAGCATACTCAGTTGATTTATTTGAAGAGATGCGGAAAATCAG GCGCTTTGGTACGTGGCCAGTAGCAATACATGTTGGGGCCAGGTATAGGGTTGTTTTAGAAGGGCCCCTTTGTAGGGGTAATCAAGTCACTGGATGGCATACAAATCAGAGAAGGGGTGTACCTCGTCGGTTTCCAATTGGTTTCTCTGGGTTTGCTTTCAACAGCACTATACTTTGGGATCCCCAGAGATGGAACAGTCCCACTCTAGAGTCTATTATACTCCACTCAGGTGGCAGAGGTGGCTTGCAG GAGTCTCGATTCATCGAGAAGCTCGTTGAGGACGAGACTCAAATGGAAGGCCTCGCGGACAACTGCAGTCGGGTCATGGTCTGGAATTTCGACTTGGAACCTCCCCAGCTCAACTACCCTACTGGCTGGCTGCTGAAGAAGCACCTAGACGTCGTCGTGCCTATAACCTAA
- the LOC117858511 gene encoding auxin-responsive protein IAA5 encodes MSPPLEPHDYIGLSAVAVAVPPTPTSSSSSSSSPAPPRLTLRLGLPGSESPDRDCCEDDVAAALSLGPLPVAAPAGSAKRAFPADPCPRAGAATKATDGKQSPPAAPPAAKAQVVGWPPVRNYRKNTLAASASKTKAPAEEAASGGGGPMYVKVSMDGAPYLRKVDIKMYSSYEDLSMALEKMFSCFITGQSGLRKSSTKDRLTNGSKADGLQDQEYVLTYEDKDGDWMLVGDLPWDLFSTICRKLKIMRGSDAVGIAPRTIEQTGQNK; translated from the exons ATGTCGCCGCCCCTCGAGCCCCACGACTACATCGGCCTctccgccgtggccgtggccgtgccgccgaccccgacctcctcctcgtcttcctcctcctcgccggcgccgccgcgcctcacGCTCCGCCTCGGCCTGCCGGGCTCCGAGTCCCCCGACCGCGACTGCTGCGaggacgacgtcgccgccgcgctctccctCGGCCCGCTGCCGGTGGCCGCCCCAGCCGGCTCCGCCAAGCGGGCCTTCCCGGCCGACCCctgcccccgcgccggcgccgccaccaagGCCACCGACGGCAAGCAGTctccccccgccgcgccgccggccgccaa GGCGCAGGTGGTAGGATGGCCGCCCGTGCGGAACTACCGGAAGAACACCCTCGCCGCCAGCGCCTCCAAGACCaaggcgccggcggaggaggccgcgtccggaggcggcggcccgaTGTATGTGAAGGTCAGCATGGACGGTGCGCCCTACCTCAGGAAGGTGGACATCAAGATGTACTCCAGCTACGAGGACCTCTCCATGGCGCTCGAGAAGATGTTCAGCTGCTTCATCACTG GTCAAAGCGGTCTGCGTAAATCATCTACCAAAGACAGGCTTACCAATGGCTCAAAGGCGGATGGCCTCCAAGACCAGGAGTATGTCCTTACATATGAGGATAAGGATGGGGACTGGATGCTTGTTGGGGATCTTCCCTGGGA TTTGTTTAGCACTATCTGTCGAAAGTTGAAAATCATGAGGGGGTCTGATGCTGTTGGAATAG CTCCAAGAACCATAGAGCAGACAGGTCAGAACAAGTAA
- the LOC117856449 gene encoding uncharacterized protein has translation TIPSTPLPWLAPRPSLSLRPAPFPSHPSYAEFIESYLRPRVVSGDKAGEFIHEVDPYGVAPGVLTGLFPSATAGDGGEAWYFFTKLRYRTRSKDRVKHTVDNKEGTWVNSNPARPVRSGHGEGPQRMVRNKQVLSGWDMVELRLGASDLNALCKVYRNPKAKADDEASASAGVAVPGRGEDDEEIDEEEAAAGPRLKRKAGDKDSGAETAAASPGGKRAAVGESAGAATTGELYVDWRASLDAADEVEAPAEAEEPDDPSKPKCYKFLRDLQERVRRHKPITQTPAFVSCSHDSIPNPSQDRLCKISLSFSIISHLAWIAPPGCGWLYKPRRASPPDRNSQRLPKQFHPRYRQFAMAGSPPKSPPATFTSHPSAEKLIESYLRARVRSGEKEDEFIHEADLYTKAPGDLTRHFTAATTSDGRKAWYFFTKLRFRGSCTDRVKRAVDTRDGTWCNTKPAQPVHSGDGNGLRIGQSQTFVFVRKEADRQVHLGWVMVELCLGASDPNALCKVYRSKKSKADGGSPVAAMAGAPGSKEADDEASTAAGVEMPGREDEEEEIDAEAAAARPMLKRKAGDKDCGAETAAASPGREKAAVGDSAVAATTGEFCVGWWASPGAAEEPNDPSKRKFYIIL, from the exons ACAATTCCATCCACGCCATTGCCATGGCTGGCTCCCCGCCCAAGTCTCTCCCTGCGGCCTGCGCCCTTCCCCTCGCACCCCTCCTATGCGGAGTTCATCGAGTCCTACCTGCGCCCCCGGGTCGTCTCCGGCGACAAGGCGGGCGAGTTCATCCACGAGGTTGATCCCTACGGCGTGGCCCCCGGCGTCCTCACCGGACTGTTCCCGTCGGCGACTGCAGGCGATGGGGGGGAGGCGTGGTACTTCTTCACGAAGCTGCGGTACAGGACCCGCTCGAAGGACCGCGTGAAGCACACCGTGGACAACAAGGAGGGAACCTGGGTGAACTCCAACCCAGCGCGGCCCGTGCGTTCCGGCCACGGCGAAGGCCCGCAG AGGATGGTGCGCAACAAGCAGGTGCTGTCGGGGTGGGACATGGTGGAGCTCCGCCTGGGCGCCTCGGACCTAAATGCCCTGTGCAAGGTGTACCGCAACCCGAAGGCCAAGGCGGACGACGAGGCCTCCGCTTCGGCTGGAGTGGCGGTGCCTGGACgcggggaggacgacgaggagattgatgaggaggaggcggccgctgGGCCCAGGCTCAAGAGGAAGGCAGGCGACAAGGACTCTGgtgcggagacggcggcggcatcgcctGGAGGAAAGAGGGCGGCGGTCGGCGAGAGCGCTGGTGCGGCCACGACCGGGGAACTCTACGTTGACTGGAGGGCCTCTCTTGATGCTGCGGATGAAGTCGAGGCCCCAGCAGAAGCGGAGGAGCCCGACGATCCGAGCAAACCCAAGTGCTACAAGTTCCTTCGAGATCTCCAGGAAAGGGTGCGCCGTCACAAGCCCATAACTCAAACCCCTGCTTTTGTTTCGTGTTCTCACGATTCCATCCCCAATCCATCCCAGGATAGGCTCTGTAAAATTTCACTCA GTTTCAGCATCATCTCACACCTAGCTTGGATTGCA CCACCGGGTTGCGGCTGGCTATATAAACCACGCCGCGCTTCGCCGCCTGATCGCAATTCGCAACGGCTACCGAAACAATTTCATCCACGCTATCGCCAATTCGCCATGGCTGGCTCCCCTCCCAAGTCTCCCCCTGCGACCTTCACCTCGCACCCCTCCGCCGAGAAGCTCATCGAGTCCTACCTGCGCGCCCGAGTCCGCTCCGGCGAGAAGGAGGACGAGTTCATCCACGAGGCTGACCTCTACACCAAGGCCCCCGGCGACCTCACCCGGCATTTCACGGCGGCGACTACAAGCGATGGGCGGAAGGCGTGGTACTTCTTCACGAAGCTGCGGTTTAGGGGCAGCTGCACGGACCGCGTGAAGCGCGCCGTGGACACCAGGGATGGAACCTGGTGCAACACTAAGCCAGCGCAGCCCGTGCACTCCGGCGACGGCAACGGCCTGCGGATAGGGCAGAGTCAGACCTTCGTTTTCGTGAGGAAGGAGGCCGATAGGCAGGTGCATTTGGGCTGGGTCATGGTGGAGCTCTGCCTGGGCGCCTCGGACCCAAATGCCCTGTGCAAGGTGTACCGCAGCAAGAAGTCCAAGGCGGATGGCGGGAGTCCTGTGGCGGCAATGGCGGGGGCGCCTGGAAGCAAGGAAGCGGACGACGAGGCCTCCACTGCGGCTGGAGTGGAGATGCCTGGacgcgaggacgaggaggaggagattgatGCGGAGGCAGCGGCCGCGAGGCCAATGCTCAAGAGGAAGGCGGGCGACAAGGACTGTGgtgcggagacggcggcggcgtcgcctgGACGCGAGAAGGCGGCGGTCGGCGACAGCGCTGTCGCGGCCACGACCGGGGAATTCTGCGTTGGCTGGTGGGCCTCTCCTGGTGCTGCGGAGGAGCCCAACGATCCAAGCAAACGCAAGTTCTATATAATCCTTTGA